TGTGCATCCTTTCCTGATTAAATAGTAGATGTGGGTGAAATTTTACTGCATCATTTCATAACCATTTCAGTGACCAGTTACTTGGTTTTGTAAAAGCAACAGTGGCCTGAGGTTGCAGGAGAAACAACAAAGTACAACAAGGATTTTATCATTCCAGAAAGGCTCCAGACCAGTGGCAAGGAGTCATCAGTTGTCTCTTGTGGAATTTCAGACCCCAAAATGGAGGTCTTTACCCTTTTGTCCATCAAGAGACccatggtgattttttttaacattcaaaAGCTTCTTTGCATTGTGTTGAACCAAAACAAATTGCTAATGTATGCAGTGCCATAGGGTGAAAAATTGCTAAGAGAGGCAAGGGTCATCCTTTAGGATCAAGGTTGGGCAAATTTCTCCTTATCAATATGTCCAAGTGTGAATTTCAAgcttctggtatttttttatgGTCCTGCTTAGGTGGAGATTAAATGACAGCCAGGTCTACTGCAGGCAAAGGCTTTCTGAGAGAAGGAGCCATTAAGAAAGGAGTCCTGAGGGCAGAGGTTGGAAATTTCATCCCTCAGAGGTGGTAATAGTCAGGATGGACGGTACATGTGATGATGCTGACACAGAGATGAGCAATGGATGATCTCACACAGCTTTTCCATCTGGTTTGAGGCAAAACTGAAAGTGAGGCTGAAGGCCTAGAAGTTAATCCAGGCTAGGCTGGAGTTTGCAAACACAGCTGCACTGCTGAAATACTTCTGGTGTTGTAACAGTTCTTGTCCAACACCTGACAAAGGTGCATCTCCACAGTCCACCTTGTTGggccttttcctctctctttgtGGTGAGTGAaaggtttggcttttttggcttttccagTTCCTGACTGCTGTTGAGGCTAACAGAGACCCTCAGTAGCCAGTAATCTGTACCTCAGTAATCTGTAACTCAGTAACCTCAGTAATCTGTAGGAGCAGATTTTGGAATGGAGACACCAGCTTCTGGCAGGAGCAACGTTTCCCGAATTCAGTTCCAGTAGGACAGTTGTGAAAACTTCTGCTCAGCGTGAAACAAAATCAGATTCAAAACCCTGTCCAAAAGGCAAAAGCCACCTTCATCCATAAGCAGGATGAGAGAGCTTAGCATAACGTGTCGTGACTGCAGTTTTTCATAGGATATCCTTTTCTCAGGATCCTCTCCTTTAATACAGgattttcctcttaattttGTACTGTTCCTAAGGTAAAATCTACAATATCCACACTGACATCCCAGCTCTTGATagccaccagcagcactctTTTGGTTATGGGTCAGCTTCTGAGACCTTTTTAGCACCTGACTCTACTATGATTTGTAATACTTGGGTTTCAGAAACCAAAATAGCATCAGCAGCCTGGCAACACCTGCTTTTAAGTCCAGGTTTCTTGATATCTCATGTATACTGATACTACTCTTCACCTGAGTTTTAAAGACAAGCCCCATGCAGTCCACGAGGATAAATTACTTACTCCTGCTCCCTAGTTACACTTCTTCCACTGCTGATCTTGAGCTACCTGCATCCAAAAGGTCCCCCTGCCTGCTTCTTTTTCATGCAATAATGATAGTTGATGGACACTTTTAGGGTTCCAACCCTCACACCTCCTTCatttctgcagccacaggaagATTTTTTCCAAGTCATCTCTGCTGGCCAGATGATCAAACCACCTTTGGTTTTCATTCAGAAAACCTTGAAGTATGTGTTTTCTCATCTTTTTGTCAAAATAAGCTCCATGGAGAAACTCCTGGTAAACAATTCAATGATGCTTTTCAGGAGCTAGTCCGGATTTTTCTTACCCTCACTGTCAGTTAGGCAGAGACTGTTACACAGTCTTCTCTGAGTTTTcgttttttaatcttttctccTCTTAGCTTCTTGGCAACTTGGTATGGGGTTTGCCTCCTTTATTGCAACCAATGAAATCTGCCACTAGGGTGGATTTATTGGAAAAAATGTGAGTCTAAGAAAGGCTGAATTACTTCATCCTTTCCAGGACAGAAGAATATGTCTTGGTCACTCTGATAttgaaagatgatttttttagatttctgtGGGTCATAATTCAGCTCTCAGCTTCTTCTGCAGTTTCAGCATATGGAATGGGGAACATCTGCAGTCTCCAGATGATGTGAAGGAAATAAGTTTTATCTTCCTATCATCAGTGCATCAGCAACAGGAGCTTCTTGATATAAATCTAGTTCTGCAATACTTCCTTCCCCTCCACTTGCCAGTTCAGTTCTCTGGAAGATAACTTTGTTCAGGAAATGTCAGGCTGATATAAGCAGCTATCTAGCAACAGAGTGCCTGCAATTTTGCAAGATGGTGCACATCAGCATCATATATTTGAAATGGATGGACATTTGCTCATTATCGTACCAGAGGGTGAAACTCTGGGAAGTTTCCCAATTCTTTCATTGCTTAGACATTTTGAGTTCTCTCTTGGACAGAAGTGATTGTCATGAGTGCCCAGAGTCTCTGGCTATGCTTCTGTTGACTCAGACCCTCACCTGGTCTTGGTGCGTCTTACATGTGCATTGCAAATGCCCACACCTGCATGGAGAACTGATCGTAAAAAGATTTGGGAAGTCCTTGGAAAGAGACAAAGACAACACCTCCTGTTCAGCCACAGTCTTTCAAGGTAGCTCCTGTCTAGCCCACCAGCTGGTGCCCAAACTTGgctcttccagctcagcatgGGTGCTTGGAGACTGCTGAACTAACAGCTAGCAATGGGTAGTGAAGGAGCTTCCATCATGAAGCTCCCCCTATCCAAATGTGCTTTTCTCCTTGTGCTACAGAGTGGCTCTCAGAGAGTTTTATTTTGTGACTGCAGTAAGGAAGGGCAATTCAGGAAAGTACCATCTGGCATATAGCAACACACATCCTTCCTTAAGCTTCCAGTTCCCACCGCTGTACCTCTCCCACCTCCGTGGTGTTTGCTGGCGCTGCGAAGTGGTGCTGACCCAGAGATCCACTCCTGCAGATAGGTCCTGCACTTCCAGAGTAGACCAAAACATGAGCTGGTTCCCTTGAGAGCTCCTTTCCCACATGCTGAGCTGCATTTCTCCCCCATCCAGCTCTGCATGAGGACACCGAGGTCATCAGGATAATGATCTGCCTTTCCCATGAATCCTCTGTGAACCTGGGGGCAGCCCAAGTACCTGATATTCACGCTCTGCAGGTGAGCCCTGGCTGATACAGCAGAATCTGCATCCACAGGTTTCTGCTGAGGAGACATTAATAACCTGAGAAAGAGCTGGTCTTCCAGGCTACTTCAGCAAAGCCCAAacaataacttaaaaaaaaaaaaaaaaaaaaaaaaaaaaaaaaaaaaaaaaaaaaaaaaaagaccacagAATAGCACATCCCTCTGCCATCAGTGTCTGTTCTCTGAAGCTATTCAGGTGTTCCTGAGCTGTTCCCAAGCATCTTCCTGGCTCTTGGCTTAATAAAATGTAGATAAATCCTAGCCTTCCAAGCCAATTCCCTGGAtgcttttccatctcttctctgAGCTTGGCCTTGCTGATGCATATTCCTCCCTTAAAAGGTGTCTCAGTGGAACAAGGAGTGAGGTCTCATCAACTTCCACCATGTTGTCACAGGAGAGTATAAGATACTGGAATACCCCGGAGCCCCTCTTCCAAAAGCTTGTGTGGCTTTTGAGCCATGGACTGATTGGATTCTGATCATTTGTCTTTGGTAGGTGACTGGGTGTGATGGGGCAGAGTGGGTGTTTCTAGGAGCACTTCACAGTGCTTTGACTGCTAAAGACTTCATTCCACTCTCAGCAAATCACAAAAGTGTTTTGCTGCCTTTGGCACCTGTTGAAGTTCCTAATTCCCAGGGAAGGAAATAGGGTcggtgttttctttttgctgctccTGTGTCTGCAAAACAGCTTGGCCCATGGGAACTACATCACAGGCTGCAAGGGCACCAAGACTGAAGAGGTGGTGGGAGTTATCTTTCTTAACTTCAGACCTTTGGAGGCCTAAGTGTGATCATTGGGGTCACAGGAGAGGAGACTGGACTTTTGTTCCACCCAAAAACCATCACCCAAGCCAAATGATGGTCACAATTTGGAGGGTGCAGCATCTCTGCAATGGAGTTTGGCCATCCAGAACACCTCAGTGTTAGCATTCGGGTGTTATGTGACGTACATTTGTTTTAAGTGTCTGTTGCACGTTGTTGAGACTTGGGGGAGTTGGGGTGGCGGTCCCAGCAGGGCTACTCTGTCCTTCTTGGTCTGTGGTGTCTCCTCTGAGTCTCTCATCACCTGCAAGCATTACCAGCATGCTCCCTTGCCAGTCCCTACCAGATAGACTGCACCGGCCTGATTCCAGGACCCCACCAAAGCACAAAAGTTCATTTAAAGTCCAAGGcacactgcagctgcctctccGGCAGACAACACCCTGGGCTAGTGGAGGGACTGGCTGCAGCCTCCATCCTCGCCCTGGCTGCTCCATCTCCAGTGGGTGCCAGATGGCCTCGGGCTGGGCTGCCTGAGCTCACTGCCTGACCTCACCAGGGCGGTGGTGTCAGCAGTGACCCCAGCGCCTGGCCGCTCCACTGAccaccccagcagggctgggggctggtcacggctgtgctgggggctgtgcctggcacagGAATGTAAGCGAGCTGTTCCTCGTTAGGCAGGAGAAAGCTCCTGGGCTTCTGCCTGCACTGATTCGGGTGGCCTCTGGGGAGCTCAGGAATGCTTTTACTCAGTTGTACTCTCCATCTGCCAAAGGGTGCGAGATGAGATGACTCTCCTCTCTATgcatcccttccctgcctgcattatcccttccctggctgcatCTTGAGAATGCAAACACAGTGGCTGTCTCTGTGTGCTGACCAGGAGGGCAGAATTCTTACTTTCACATCATGGCCGCAGGTGCGAGTCCGTAACAGGGAGGAATTTGCCTGCCCGTACCAGGAAGTTTTGGTGTAGGTCAAGCGTGTCCCCTCCTCTGGAGTGGCAACAACTGGGAAGGGCAGCTGGGGAAAATACTCAGTTTTTTTACTAGCCAGGTACCTTagaacagaatttctgtgtaAGCCCCATATGCAGTGAGCACCTCTGAACAGAAGTTGCTGGGTATGGGACAGAGGAAGGACCAGGCAAATTCTTTAAACCTCCACGAGTGACATTTGTGTTGTTCCTGTGCTAGAGGTTTAACTGAGGTCCCCATTAAGGCATTCTCCAACACCTTCCTGCTTAAGTGGTGTATTATGTTAGCGCCTATGCTGTAAATAATAATGATCATGATAATAATCAAGAGGGCTGTTAGGCAGGGTTGTGCCGTGGTTGTGCATGTACTTCTTAGGTGCATGTGGCTTTTGCGGGTGGTGTTGACCAGGACAGCAAGTCCTCTAGGAGTGGGCTGTGGCTGTAATGAGCACGGCTCATTAGGACCAGCGGTCAATAGATCCTTTCTGCCAGAAACCAGTGAAAATGTGTTACAAAAATTCGAGCCTCCCAGCCATGTGGAAAAAGTTTCGTGCTCCACTCTGTAATgccagcaggcagggatggagtgTTCCCACACACTTGGCTCCCCCATGTGAGTGCACCCACCACCTTTTTGGGAACTCACATGGGTCCAAAGCAGCTGAAGCCCAGGAGCACCAGTCTGGGGTTTGATGCAGGGCAGGATGATGTGTAGTCTGCTCTGGGTGGTATCTCTTAAGAACAacaggcagccaggcaggagcaatTTGTGGCTTCCCAGAAACAGTGCCTGGTATTTTGCTActccccttcccttctgcagGGAATGGTTGGGAACGGTTCCTGTAGGGAGCTTCCTCTGGCTGGCCTGGGGGTGGGGAGAAGACGCTACGCCTCAGCCTAAGGCAGAGGACAGCTCATGTTCTgctgtgggtatttttttttgcctcccaGGGCTCATATAAACAGCACAGTCCTTTTGGCCTGGCCTGGGTCAAGAGCCTTTCCAGATGCTTGCCCCTCTTTCCCTGGGATCAGTGGATCAGACTAGACATCAAGCTATGGGGTGGCTCTGAGTTGAGTTCAGTCTCCTGCCTTGACTGTAGGGTCAACGTCCCTTTGAAGGGCTACAGCCCACATGCCACTTCCAAGCTAGCCAGGCATCCTCAGCTTGGCTAGCAGTGTCATTCTTTTGTGTCATTTTTCTGTGCCAGTAAGCTTGGGACTTCTGCTGGAAGGTGATCCCCTCCTGAATTTTGGGGAGAAGGAATGGAGCTGTGCAAGCCACTCACCTCCTGCTTCTCACTGTGCCTCATCTGGAGACACTGGGCCTTCTTGGCCATGCCCTAAGCCCACAGGGATGCAGCATGCTTTGCCCATGCCTTGTGCCCCCACAGAGGtagctctgcctctgcaggtGGCCACCAGGCTGGCAGGCAGGTGAGAGTaggtgggaaggggctgtgtgGCAGGCCAGAACCCGACAGTGAGGGAGGAGGAACTCCAGCCTGAACTCCTTCCTGAGTCTTTGACACAAGTAGGGCTCATTTGGGAAAACTAGGCATTGCTCCTGCCAGCATCTCCTCAGGCAGGGAGTCACCACAGTGCCAAATGTTGCCTGCCATGAGCCACCCTGAGGGCAGACAGAGGTTAATGAATGAGCTGGTGGGTGAGGATGggtgcaggagctctggagatGCTGATGTGACTGTCTGGTCTGGTGGCAGTGGGCAGCTGCAGGTTGAGGTGAATGGGCCAGccaggaagagaaaggaggggCTGCATGGGTGCTGCATGCCttggctctgcttttccctctcctcttggCACTGGGAATGCCCCTTACCAGCAGCCCAGAGCTTGTCAGGAATTTCTGTCAGAGACCTCTTCCCTTCAGTTTGTCAAAATTGGCTTGTTAGAAGAAGGGGTTGCATCAGCCTTGTTGTTGAAGGACATTTGGCTATAAAATGCATAGAAAAAGAGGATGGAGGAACGGGATCCCTTCAAGGCATCCACGGAGATAACTCTTTATATCACTGGGATATAAAGACCCAAATTCAGCACTGCTGAGTCACAGATTATGGAGTCCCATCACTTCTATCCCTTGTTGTACGACATTTATTCCCACTTGAGGGGGAACACATACATGCCAAAGAGAGTGAAGAGAGTCAGTTCCAGGTCTTCTTCAGCCCTGCAGAAAGCACTGGACTCAGGTTGGGATCTGGGCAGCTTTAAGTGCCTGTCAGTTGTCTGCAAGAGCACAGGCTCCTGTGGTTCCCATCTATCACATTAGTCCCCAGCTCACTCTGGCTTTCTGGCAGcttgcagggagaggagggataAGGTCCTCGCAAGAGGGTAAAGCCGACTATGTGAGTAGTCTGGGCTGCTGCAAACACCCATTGCATGGTGAGTCCTGGGGACTGGATACCCTGtactttttttctaattgaTTCCTCACTGCCTTGTATCTTTATTTgctatttgtttttatttgttagGATTGCCCTAAGATGCTGTGCCTCACTTACTTGTTATTGCAGAGGTaatgagctgtgccagcaccagtGTGGAACTTCTCTCCCCTTATAGAGAGCAgtagagcagcacagggagataCTCTGGCAgcacctcctccagccctggacATGGATGCCAGAGGGGATTCCTGAGACAGAACACAGTGTGTTTCACTGCCATAAGAAGGGCATAGTCACTGCAGATGCCTCGGTTCTTCTTTTGCACCTTGAGCTGCCAGAATATCTTTTGAGGCAAAGGATGCACTTCAACTGTACCTTGTATTGTTTCATTCTCTGGGAAGTAATCCCCAGTTTACTCAATTTCTTCTCTATCCCCTCTCTGTCATCCTCTTAGAATAGGGGAGCCTTGATCTGTGCAGGCAGTTGAGTCCTACAGCAAGGAATAAAACCCCAAGCATATGATCATCATGGGGCAAAATGGCAAAATGATCCTGTCCTGGGGAGCCACATGAGTCCTGGGAATGGTGCAGAGAGTTTTTGGTTATGTTGCTCTTGGCAGTTAGGAGCATTTATTGCTGGGGATGCTGATCCAGTGCTGTTCttgtggaaacagaaaatacaaagggCCACTTGAATAAATAAGTGGCCATGAgaaactttaaatttttttgctgGGAGAGTGCAAGGTCACCTGGGCAAGGAGGAATAGGAGACCTGTACCGGTGGTTGGCCTGGGCACCCAGTGACTAGCCAGTCACCTCCAAACGCCCCAGCTGAGGTGTGTGTGACAATCTGGCGTTGCCATCTGCCACTGAGCATCTCGTCTGTCCCTCCCGCTGGGCATCCTCAggcatccctgggcagcaggggcaTCCTCTTCACCTTTCTCCCTCCTGGTGCTGCATCTGGGCTCCAGGAAGCAGTCGGCCTGCAGAAAGAATCCCGTTTGCCTTGTTGGGGGCGtatatctgcttttattttaatcctgagcctttttccctcctgtagGAGGGGGTGAGCTGGGTTCACTGACATAGAAATTGAAAGAGATGCTATTCAGGGACAGATTTCAGCTACTCTGatgctttccttctgctgcagaaggGACCCAGGGGTCAGGAGACTGGGAACCTCAGGAGCTGTAAGCTGTATTTAAATTTAGTTGATAAATAACCCTTTTTCACTCTGATGGTTGTACTAAATGTCACACGTTACCTAAGTTTAGACTGTCACCAGCTCGGTCCTATATATAACTGCTGAGGGCTCCTGACTGCATCCTGCCAGCAGAGGTTATGCTGGAGGGTCTACAGGAAGATGGGTGCCATGGACAGAACCTAAACATGGTCCCCCTTTGCTGTCAGTACCATCAGTGGCAGTCAAGCAACATTACTTGGCAGTGTCACTCTTGGCTTTGCTAGCTGCTTGATGTGTGCCAGCAGATGGGAACTGGTTGGATCCCATGAGTGGGGCTGCAAGCTGAGGACTGTGGAGATCCCAGCACTTGTCAGCCACATCTTTGGTATCATTGCAGAAGTGGCTGACCAGCCACATGGTGGCTGTGCTGTATGATTGACCTTGGCTTTGGAATTGTCTCATCTTCAACCATTCCTGGCTTGTGCTCTTGCCTTCTCAAGGCAGAGTGAAGTATGAATTCATCACTTAATCCTCTCAGCATGGATAAACAGAGGCTTCTCTGCCTCATTTAGGTGTCATCTGCCCCTTCTTGGAGGTAGGATGACCCTCACACTGGTCTTTTTCCACAAAAACAGTGATGGCCCTTGTATGTAGAAATGCATCCTAGACCTCTGACTGCTCCATGCCCTCTAGACACCTTCCTGTCCTGAGCTCAGAGGTCACACAAAAACCTTGTGAAGTCCCACACAGTGGGATAAAGCCAGGGCTgtaggcagcagctgggaaacgGATTCCTTTggttatttgttttctttctgcctggTGCAAAGATCTCCTGTGGGGTTGGGCAGAAGGCTCTCTGTGCAAAAGCAAGTTCCACTCATCTCATGGAGAGTGACAGTTTGGTGCCCCTTCCCTTGTAGAGCGGGAGTCCCGGGAGCATGAGGAACCAACCACATCGGAGATGACAGAGGAGACATACCCGCCCAAGGCCTACCGGCCCAAGCACGGGCGCCTGTCTGAGCTCAAGGCTGAAGCCCTGAAGAAGGACCGCCGGAAGAAGTTGACCCTGGCCAAGTTCGTGGGCATGGCTGAGAACACGGCTCACCCTCGTGTCGTCATCCCTGAGCTCCGTCAGGAGTTTGAGCTGGTGGGTGTCTTCACCTTCCTTTCATGAGGCTCCCATGGGAGGGCTTTTACCCCTGGGAAGTGGGTACTGGTGGGGGAAACCTGGGGTCTTTTGCAGCTGGAAGGGTCTGTGAGGCACTCCCCTTCTCATATttgctgtgcctgtgtgcagGGCCCGTGCCGCAGGCACATGGAGgcatccctgcaggagctgaagagTAGCCAGCGGATGGTCCCCCGTGCTGTCCACCTCCCCAACTGTGACCGCAAGGGCTTCTACAAGAGGAAGCAGGTAAGATGTTCCCCACCCTGGAAggcttttctctgctgctgccctgggtggGAAGTATGGAAGTTTCTGGTTTGCTGGGTTAGTCGGGGTGTTACTGCCAGCATCTCCAGACACATTTGGTGGCTGGTGGCCTTGCTGGTGGCTCCGAGTGCCATCTGGCCTGAAGCAAGCATCCTGAAGGAGCTGgtgagggagggggaaaagtcAGAGAACCCTCGGCTGGGGTAGCAGCAGGGATAGGGATGTGCTGAAAGCGGAGAGCAGGAGCCAGATCCAACCTTGGGGATTGCATCACTGGTGTGAAAGGGGTGAGGCCTGATCCGCTGGGAGGGAGCCACACAGCGTCGGGTGGTCAGCTCATGATCTCTGCCCTTGGGTGTCTCCCCAGTGCAAGCCCTCCCGGGGCCGGAAGCGTGGGTTGTGTTGGTGTGTGGACAAGTATGGCATGAAGCTGCCGGGGACTGACTTCCTCAGTGGAGACCTGCAGTGCCACGCATTCGACAGCAGCAATGTGGAGTGAAGCCGCATCCCCTCCCTTCGCCCCATCACTATCTACCCAGACTCCCACCCTCCCCTCCGCACCTCCCCACACCCCGGGACTCCGATTCCTTTCATCTCATGTAAGAcgaaaaaaagaaaggaaaagaaaaaagagaaaggaaggaaaatgaaaaaaacagaaagggaaagaaagaaaggagagaagtaaggaaaggaaaagaaaaaagagagaaaagaaagaaaaaagagaaaagaaaaaaatgaaaaaagagaagaaaagagaaaagaagagacaagaaagaagagaaaaggaaaaaagagagaaaaataaaccctgaAGAAACTGAGGACTCGGAATCTACAACAGCCTTTTGACAACAAGGACTCAGCAAGGAAAGGATAGAGCCAGAGACAAACCAGCCATGGCCGCTCTGCCGTCCTGCACCTCTCCCCAACGCTGCCTGCACgcctctgccacaggcagaggTGACCCCGATGTAGGAAGCTCTCCAAGTTGGTGATTTTCCAGTACGGGTTTTGGGCaggttcatttttatttttatattttttttcatgttagcTAGTTGATTTCTGAAGGGTCTTGAGAGAAAATCTTGTGGCCACGAGCATTCCCCTTGCAGTCCTCCAGAGTGTCCTCCCCATGTTGCTGGGACTCACTTGAGCTGATTTCCATCTCAAATGACTGCCCCCAATGCAGGCAGATTTCAGCAGGGGAGAAGACGTGGGACTGTTCGCTTTGTGTCTGGAGATAAGCTGGGGAGGGAAACACATCCTGCAACAGTACAAATACCCCAGAAAGTATCTGgacttcaaaaaaaaatcatcacaaaaggaaataCAGTCTTCCCTGTCCAGTTCATCATGATTGGAAGGTCAGAAATTTTCTTGGACAAGCAGGACTCTGACCTTTGTCCATCCAGGTGTGAAAGTGTTCATCACCTGCGTGCACATGTGTGTGCATTGACGTAGCTTTCCCTCATTGCTACACTTCACCTTGAAATCTGGAGGATTCAATGTAATATGCAATTGGGGGATATGGTCCCCCTCCCAAAAACAAATAATAACCTGCTGGATTTAAGCACAGAAGCAGAATTATGGAAGAGCATCAGTGCCTGTGGAATCAGGGCCTCATCAAGACTGAGGACGGCATCACTGTTCAGACTGAAGTATCCCCAAATGGGGACAGGGGAATCAGGGCCAAAACTCTTCACTACGCTTTGCCACCACAAAGACGACCAACTAtggagattttgttttgttttttttttcacagccaaAAATGTGGTTtgctccaggggaaaaaaaaaaccccaaacctccaCTTTGTTTCATCATGGTTTTTTGTTAAGGCTGGTTTATAGCTTTCCCTGTGGGTAGGAGAACGCCAGTCTCCATCCTTTTGCATTGAGGATACTGCTCATGTTGCCATGGCTGATTCCCACCACCCTGCAGTAAGATCCTGTGATGGGCCCTTGCCTTTAACCTGGGACCCAGCTCCTTGTTGAGTGACAGCAGCCACCGTACCATGGAGACCCACTGCCTTGGGCATGCTGGGACAGCCCTTGGCTGCCTTCCTGACtcatttgttgtttttaatgtttgcttttgattttgGGACTCTTGCCTCTTGCTTATCCATGACAAGGGTCTCCATGATGTTGGTGCTGGGAGGAGATCCTGCAGCGAAcggaaggaaagaaaggaaagggagcTCTGGGGTCTGGGTGCTGTGATGGGGAAACACACCCGCTGGGAACCACATCTTACTGCCACAactgcagctggcagccagcactAGCCAAAAGACACAGCTGATCTCAGGTGGAAGGTTCCTGAACCCCCAAATCCCTTTGAGCTTCCTGGACCTGGGCAGAGAAAAATGGAGGTCCACAGCACCACTGGGACCCCACCAGTGGGGCTGGGACAAGGGGGATCCAGCACTAAGGGGTTCTGGTGAAGGCTGCTTGCCATCACAGGTTGGGAGTCCTCACAGCCTCCCATGAGATGACATTACTCCCCTAAGCACCCCGTGGGTCCCCCACCAGGACGTTACCCTGATGGAGGGCAGGACTGGACATCTGTGGTTATTTCCCTCCAAGTGACAGTGGGGGGCGAGTTTTGCCTATGGACTTCCACAGAGACCCAGCGGAACACATCTCAGCCTGGGGGCAAAGCACCTTCCCAGGCTGAAAAGGAGGAAGTGTGCCACCAAATGTAGATCTTTCCCCAGAAAAGCCTGTTGGAGTGGGGCAACTCTGTGTTGTTGGAGGGAAGCATGGTGGAGGCTGAGAGAAAGACCCCTTCACGTTCTGAAGGGCTGATGGAGTAGGGTTGGTTTAACCAGAGTGGTGGGTTAATGCTGGGGTACAAGTGGAGTGAAGAATGGGGTGAagacagcaggaagaggaggagcttGTGCTAACCCCGAGGGCCACTGGACACCATCGTTGACACTGTCCGCTTGCTGATCCCTGTGCAAAACCTCCTGACTGTCATAGGCCAGTACCACCTTTCCCAggacccttccttccttctctcttcctttcttactttttttgtttgtttgtttgttgtttaaTTTCCCAAAACTTGAAAGCCTTTggctgcagagaaaggagatgttcccctggggtgggatgggagcaggcagagggcagcagaTGCCCATGGACCTCCCTTTTGGGGAGGATGCTTTGCAGGGTGAGGGTTTGCTCGCAGGGCACCATGGTAGTGTCAAAATGAGGCTACCACAGACCTTGGGAAGGGGACACAGGGCAATGCTCTGTCCTCTCCCTACAAAGCAAGTCTACATGGCCCTAGGAGCCCAGAGTACCAAAATCCATCCCACACAGCCTCCCTCACCCCTGCACACCCCATGCTGGGATGCCATtgtctgtcctgt
The genomic region above belongs to Sylvia atricapilla isolate bSylAtr1 chromosome 7, bSylAtr1.pri, whole genome shotgun sequence and contains:
- the IGFBP5 gene encoding insulin-like growth factor-binding protein 5; translation: MLLRLLVLLGACPGLSRCLGSFVQCEPCDAKALSLCPPPPLGCELVKEPGCGCCLTCALPAGQPCGVYTERCARGLRCLPRQGEEKPLHALLHGTAVCLSEKSYREQAKAERESREHEEPTTSEMTEETYPPKAYRPKHGRLSELKAEALKKDRRKKLTLAKFVGMAENTAHPRVVIPELRQEFELGPCRRHMEASLQELKSSQRMVPRAVHLPNCDRKGFYKRKQCKPSRGRKRGLCWCVDKYGMKLPGTDFLSGDLQCHAFDSSNVE